A genomic segment from Malus domestica chromosome 05, GDT2T_hap1 encodes:
- the LOC103435396 gene encoding uncharacterized protein, whose amino-acid sequence MEPGRDDYRPVSQSYMPDSLGSMHTNMRSNDIKPEVKPAHNYSIQTGEEFALQFMLDRVNPRIPVHPNAGGDPNYATNYVELKGILGISHTGSESGSDASMLPNAERGPKQFEQKSSALHDDRNNHASVQSVPRALSGYENSHMRGYASYAASDSSSTKMKVLCSFGGKILPRPSDGKLRYVGGETRIIRVRKDISWQELIHKALSIYNQVHVIKYQLPGEELDALVSVSCDEDLQNMMEEWNEVEDKEGPQKLRMFLFSMSDLEEAQFGLHSADGDSEVQYVVAVNGMDLGSRKNSTLHGLTTTLANNLDELNGQHIEKETSRVAKNSVGLGTLNSTANIVSLRTVQSSEPILPNPSNAFEAYPPFQHTDVMHYGQNMQYPLHNGHALPSHSPFGGTVSVSNHGILNLQGGSIEGQPSSGSREQNFEMPVKQVKPKYDDLLQQESDPEKLRPSGVEDSVPLQPYDGSLMNYHAVKEASKDERKYQEPEKVASSIDPGNPILVHKSSEVEDSFTTSNAFAPAYADHLSNGIDSGCHELPVLPKRVYHSERIPREQAELLNRSTKSDDSHGPPFPVTLSRSDITRQDPVMEGVNKLQEHGNLTPPTEQSTPTTYIDAQTVDDGLVQLQKYKEVADSVSQMNAKLLQDVDGEVKRALPNHMVDKVAEAGSEFPDVSRLPSGKQHEVSASNHSEVNQKEDTSKDPRAVDTMGHAELTSLTGKLSKDASQETASVGVSTPVQGDIIIDIEERFPRDFLSDIFSKAILSEDSPDIGLLQKDGTGLSLNMENHEPRRWSYFQKLAQEGFDKKDVSLMDQDLGFPPVIGNEEGRSYHATPLTGEGAGPQPKFVEDMRTELPGMAKANATALHSNYGDSQVKDTESMQFEGMMENVRAQELEYEDGKSASRKAGLPPLDPSLGDFDIRTLQLIKNEDLEQLKELGSGTFGTVYHGKWRGSDVAIKRLNKSCFTGRSSEQERLIIEFWREADILSKLHHPNVVAFYGVVQDGPGGTLATVTEYMVDGSLRHVLLRKDRYLDRRKRLIIAMDAAFGMEYLHSKNIVHFDLKCDNLLVNLKDPARPICKVGDFGLSKIKRNTLVSGGVRGTLPWMAPELLNGSSTKVSEKVDIFSFGIVLWEILTGEEPYANMHYGAIIGGIVNNTLRPTIPSHCDPEWKTLMEQCWAPNPAARPSFTEITRCLRVMTTAASQPKAQGHKAPK is encoded by the exons ATGGAACCTGGGAGGGATGACTACCGACCTGTATCCCAGTCATACATGCCGGACTCTCTGGGCAGCATGCATACTAATATGAGATCTAATGACATTAAACCAGAAGTTAAACCTGCACATAATTACTCCATACAGACCGGAGAGGAGTTTGCTCTTCAATTTATGCTTGACCGGGTGAACCCCAGAATTCCTGTACATCCAAATGCTGGTGGCGATCCAAATTATGCAACAAACTATGTTGAACTGAAAGGAATTTTAGGAATCAGTCATACAGGCTCTGAGAGTGGTTCAGATGCTTCAATGCTTCCTAATGCTGAAAGGGGTCCAAAACAGTTTGAACAAAAGAGCTCAGCTTTACATGATGATAGAAATAACCATGCATCTGTTCAATCAGTACCACGAGCTTTATCAGGCTATGAAAATAGTCATATGCGTGGATATGCCTCTTATGCAGCCTCTGATAGCTCATCAACGAAAATGAAGGTTCTCTGTAGCTTTGGTGGTAAAATCTTACCCCGACCGAGCGATGGGAAGCTCAGGTATGTTGGAGGCGAAACACGCATTATCCGTGTTAGAAAGGACATTTCCTGGCAGGAGCTTATACATAAAGCTTTATCAATTTATAACCAAGTGCATGTAATTAAATATCAGCTTCCTGGAGAGGAACTTGATGCCTTAGTTTCTGTATCTTGTGACGAGGATCTGCAGAATATGATGGAAGAATGGAATGAAGTAGAAGATAAAGAAGGACCACAAAAGCTTAGGATGTTTTTGTTCTCCATGAGTGATTTGGAGGAAGCTCAGTTTGGTCTGCACAGTGCGGATGGTGATTCTGAGGTTCAGTATGTAGTTGCTGTCAATGGAATGGACCTGGGGTCAAGAAAAAATTCGACTCTACATGGTTTGACGACCACTTTAGCAAATAATTTAGATGAGCTCAATGGACAACATATTGAGAAGGAGACAAGTAGGGTTGCAAAAAACTCAGTAGGGTTAGGCACTTTGAATTCAACTGCCAATATTGTTTCATTGAGAACTGTTCAATCTTCCGAGCCAATCCTGCCTAACCCTTCAAATGCCTTTGAAGCTTATCCTCCTTTTCAGCATACGGACGTGATGCATTATGGACAAAATATGCAGTACCCATTGCACAATGGCCATGCCCTTCCAAGTCACTCCCCATTTGGAGGAACTGTATCGGTGTCTAATCATGGGATTTTAAATCTACAAGGAGGTTCAATTGAAGGCCAGCCATCCAGTGGCTCAAGAGAACAGAACTTCGAGATGCCAGTAAAGCAGGTGAAACCCAAATACGATGATTTACTGCAGCAAGAGAGTGACCCTGAAAAACTCCGTCCCTCAGGAGTAGAGGACTCTGTTCCTTTACAGCCATATGATGGAAGTTTGATGAACTATCATGCTgtcaaagaagcatcaaaagatgAAAGAAAGTACCAGGAACCTGAAAAGGTTGCTTCGTCAATTGATCCAGGGAACCCAATTCTGGTGCATAAATCTAGTGAAGTTGAGGATAGTTTCACAACTAGCAATGCATTTGCTCCTGCTTATGCTGACCATTTGTCCAATGGAATTGATTCGGGTTGCCACGAGCTACCTGTGCTTCCTAAGAGAGTCTACCACTCAGAAAGAATTCCCAGGGAGCAGGCAGAGTTGCTGAATCGATCAACAAAGTCTGACGATTCTCATGGTCCTCCGTTTCCCGTTACTCTTTCACGTTCTGATATCACCAGGCAGGATCCAGTCATGGAAGGAGTTAACAAATTACAGGAACATGGCAACCTTACTCCTCCGACTGAACAATCTACCCCAACAACATATATCGATGCTCAAACTGTTGATGATGGACTCGTCCAACTTCAAAAGTACAAGGAAGTTGCTGATTCAGTTTCTCAGATGAATGCAAAGCTTTTGCAAGATGTAGATGGTGAAGTAAAGCGGGCATTGCCAAACCATATGGTTGATAAAGTTGCAGAAGCTGGATCTGAGTTTCCAGATGTAAGTCGGCTACCTTCTGGAAAGCAACATGAGGTATCTGCATCTAATCATTCTGAGGTTAATCAGAAAGAGGACACCAGCAAGGATCCAAGGGCTGTAGACACTATGGGACATGCAGAGCTCACTTCTTTGACAGGGAAGTTATCTAAAGATGCTTCTCAAGAAACAGCTTCAGTTGGTGTTTCTACCCCAGTGCAGGGAGACATCATTATTGATATTGAAGAACGATTTCCCAGAGATTTCCTGTCAGATATATTCTCCAAGGCAATACTTTCTGAAGACTCCCCTGATATTGGTTTGTTGCAAAAGGATGGAACTGGTTTGAGCTTAAATATGGAAAATCATGAACCAAGACGCTGGTCATATTTCCAGAAGTTAGCACAAGAAGGGTTTGATAAAAAAGATGTTTCTCTTATGGACCAGGATCTTGGTTTTCCGCCTGTGATTGGAAATGAAGAAGGTAGATCTTATCATGCGACACCGTTAACAGGAGAAGGAGCTGGTCCTCAGCCTAAATTTGTGGAAGACATGCGCACAGAGTTGCCTGGAATGGCTAAAGCTAATGCAACAGCTCTGCACTCTAATTATGGTGATTCCCAAGTGAAGGACACTGAAAGTATGCAATTTGAGGGAATGATGGAAAACGTAAGAGCGCAGGAGTTGGAGTATGAG GATGGGAAGTCTGCAAGCAGAAAAGCTGGTTTACCTCCTTTAGATCCTTCTTTGGGAGATTTTGATATCCGTACCTTGCAG TTAATAAAGAACGAAGACCTTGAACAGCTGAAGGAACTGGGTTCTGGTACCTTTGGGACTGTATACCATGGAAAATGGAGGGGCAGTGATGTTGCCATTAAGAGGCTAAATAAGAGCTGCTTCACTGGGAGATCGTCAGAGCAAGAGAGATTG ATTATAGAGTTCTGGCGGGAAGCTGACattctttcaaagcttcaccatccaAATGTTGTGGCATTTTATGGTGTGGTGCAAGATGGACCAGGGGGAACACTTGCTACTGTTACGGAGTACATGGTTGATGGTTCTCTTAGGCATGTCTTACTTCGAAAAGACAG GTATCTCGATCGCCGCAAGCGACTAATAATTGCCATGGATGCAGCATTTGGAATGGAATATTTACACTCAAAGAATATTGTGCATTTTGACTTGAAGTGTGACAACTTACTCGTGAACCTAAAAGATCCTGCACGGCCAATTTGCAAG GTCGGTGATTTTGGGCTTTCAAAAATTAAACGAAATACCCTGGTTTCTGGTGGTGTACGGGGAACATTACCATGGATGGCCCCAGAGTTGCTGAATGGCAGCAGCACCAAGGTCTCCGAAAag gttgatattttctcatttggCATCGTCTTGTGGGAGATTCTTACTGGCGAGGAGCCATATGCCAACATGCACTATGGAGCAATCATAG GAGGTATTGTAAATAACACGTTGAGACCCACCATTCCAAGCCATTGTGATCCCGAATGGAAAACGCTTATGGAGCAGTGTTGGGCCCCTAATCCTGCAGCCAGGCCATCTTTCACAGAAATCACCAGATGCTTACGAGTAATGACTACAGCGGCTAGCCAACCTAAAGCACAGGGTCACAAAGCTCCTAAATGA
- the LOC103427943 gene encoding L-ascorbate oxidase-like: MVEILECRTLVKLLVLCHLIFSVAVSKVEGRIRHYRWDVKYEYKSPDCFKKLVITINGGTPGPKILAQQGDTVVVELKNSLLTENVAIHWHGIRQIGTPWSDGTEGVTQCPILPGDTFIYKFVVDRAGSYLYHAHYGIQREAGLYGSIIVSVPNGVSEPFVYDYDRSIILNDWYHKSTFEQATGLSSIPFVWVGEPQSLLINGRGRFNCSLLATPSLEARVCNMTNPDCSPYILTVIPGKTYRLRIGSLTSLSALSFQIEGHKMTVVEADGHYVEPFEIQNLYIYSGETYSVLIKANQNPSRNYWMTTNVVSRKPATLTGLAILNYYPNYPKKSPPTLPTAGPLWNETAQRLAQSLSLKAHKNFTHTPPLTSDKVIVLLNTQNKIDGVYRWSLNNVSFSLPHTPYLVALKENVNLNRIFDQNPPPENYDFENYDIYGVAENVNATSSNGIYRLRFNSTVDVILQNANTMTVNNSETHPWHLHGHDFWVMGYGTGKFDIKKDVGKYNLVNPIMKNTVPVHPYGWTALRFRADNPGVWAFHCHIESHFYMGMGVVFEEGVEKVGKLPSSVMGCGETKGFHSP; encoded by the exons ATGGTCGAGATTTTAGAATGCAGAACTTTGGTGAAGCTGTTGGTtttatgtcatttgattttttCGGTAGCTGTCTCGAAGGTCGAAGGTCGAATCCGGCATTACAGATGGGATGTGAAGTATGAGTACAAATCTCCAGATTGCTTTAAGAAGCTGGTCATAACCATCAATGGGGGAACCCCAGGACCAAAAATATTGGCTCAGCAAGGTGACACAGTTGTGGTTGAGCTTAAGAACAGCTTGTTAACGGAGAATGTAGCGATCCACTGGCATGGAATTCGACAG ATTGGAACACCTTGGAGTGATGGAACAGAAGGTGTGACTCAATGTCCTATTTTGCCTGGAGATACCTTCATATACAAATTTGTTGTGGATAGG GCTGGATCATATCTATACCATGCACATTATGGAATTCAAAGAGAAGCCGGGTTATATGGATCGATTATTGTATCGGTTCCTAACGGAGTTTCTGAGCCCTTTGTCTATGATTATGACAGAAGCATTATCCTTAATGACTGGTACCACAAAAGTACTTTTGAACAAGCTACTGGCTTGTCCTCCATACCTTTTGTTTGGGTTGGGGAGCCTCAG TCACTTTTGATTAATGGAAGAGGGAGATTCAACTGCTCTCTACTAGCAACTCCTAGCCTAGAAGCCAGGGTCTGTAACATGACAAATCCTGATTGTTCTCCCTATATTCTGACAGTAATCCCCGGAAAAACATACCGATTAAGGATTGGTAGTTTGACCTCTCTATCAGCTCTAAGTTTTCAAATTGAG GGTCACAAGATGACTGTTGTTGAAGCCGATGGGCATTATGTGGAGCCATTTGAGATCCAAAACCTATACATTTACTCCGGCGAGACCTATTCTGTCCTGATAAAGGCAAACCAAAACCCATCAAGAAACTACTGGATGACTACAAACGTTGTTAGTCGGAAACCTGCAACCCTAACCGGCCTAGCAATCCTCAATTACTATCCAAACTACCCCAAGAAATCTCCTCCAACTCTTCCGACCGCAGGCCCCCTATGGAACGAAACTGCACAAAGATTGGCACAAAGTCTTTCACTCAAAGCCCACAAAAATTTCACTCACACTCCTCCTCTCACTTCAGACAAAGTGATTGTGCTTCTCAACACACAAAACAAGATAGATGGAGTCTACAGATGGTCCTTAAACAATGTATCTTTCTCTCTTCCCCACACACCTTACTTAGTAGCCCTAAAAGAAAATGTAAACCTAAACCGCATTTTCGACCAAAACCCTCCTCCGGAAAACTACGACTTCGAGAACTACGACATATACGGCGTTGCTGAGAATGTAAATGCTACTTCAAGCAATGGGATATACCGGTTGAGGTTCAACAGCACGGTGGATGTTATTTTGCAGAATGCAAACACTATGACAGTGAACAACAGCGAGACGCATCCGTGGCATCTCCATGGACATGATTTTTGGGTGATGGGATACGGGACAGGCAAGTTTGACATCAAGAAGGATGTGGGGAAGTACAATCTTGTGAATCCGATTATGAAGAACACAGTGCCGGTACATCCTTACGGTTGGACTGCATTGAGATTTAGAGCTGATAATCCAGGTGTTTGGGCATTTCATTGCCATATAGAGTCACATTTCTATATGGGAATGGGGGTGGTGTTTGAAGAAGGGGTGGAGAAGGTGGGAAAGCTGCCCTCTTCTGTTATGGGCTGTGGAGAAACCAAAGGTTTCCATTCACCATAG
- the LOC103435395 gene encoding GRAS family protein RAD1-like encodes MEDFNAWLSFPLHENLNHDLAIRRFCPARVEQEQGGGGGGEWDEMLNEIEFSSSSHTTSTPCLPPSEVDEFVDSFINMDHCIDDHDIQSMEKQQSSSSIEYYDQDGIETFSMADDLYGDVLMMMEEEDDHVDMSGLAEDFRVAKTEMMPGVEVASHGVDQGLNLVHMLLACAEAVGCRDTKLADSLLAQIWASVSPWGDSLQRVSYCFAMGLKSRLSLLQNVNINGTFNNDMMDVSVTSRDDKLEAFQLLNQTTPYIAFGFMVANEAICQAAQGKEDLHIIDLGMEHTLQWPSLIRTLASRPEGPPKKLRITGLVEDHNLFELEAGMRALVEEASSLGIPTEFSLISEPVKPSLLTRENLDLREGEALFVNSIMHLHKYVKESRGSLKAILQALKKLGPSVLTLVEQDANHNGPFFLGRFLESLHFYSAIFDSLEASLPRNSPQRMKIERQHFADEIRNIVAFEGLNRIERHERADQWRRQLGRAGFQVMGLKCTSQARMMLSVYGCDGYTLASEKGCLLLGWKGRPIMLASAWQAHSVSSS; translated from the coding sequence ATGGAAGATTTCAATGCTTGGCTCTCCTTCCCCTTGCATGAGAACCTCAACCATGATCTCGCCATTCGGAGGTTTTGTCCGGCGCGAGTTGAGCAAGAAcaaggaggaggtggaggtggagagtGGGATGAAATGCTAAATGAGATTGAGTTTTCTTCATCCTCTCACACCACTAGCACTCCATGCTTGCCTCCTTCAGAGGTTGACGAATTCGTCGATAGCTTCATCAACATGGATCATTGCATTGATGATCATGACATTCAGTCCATGGAGAAACAACAAAGTAGTAGTAGTATTGAGTACTATGATCAAGATGGGATCGAGACATTTTCAATGGCAGATGATCTGTATGGAGATGTTCTGATGATgatggaggaagaagatgatcaTGTGGATATGAGTGGCTTGGCGGAAGATTTTCGGGTTGCGAAAACTGAGATGATGCCTGGGGTTGAGGTGGCGAGCCATGGTGTGGACCAAGGGCTTAACTTGGTGCACATGTTGCTCGCTTGTGCCGAGGCTGTTGGCTGCAGGGACACCAAGCTTGCAGACTCATTGCTCGCCCAAATTTGGGCATCTGTGAGCCCTTGGGGTGACTCCTTGCAAAGAGTTTCATACTGCTTTGCAATGGGATTGAAATCAAGGCTTTCGCTTCTTCAAAATGTCAACATAAATGGCACATTCAACAACGATATGATGGATGTTTCAGTGACCTCTAGGGACGACAAGTTGGAAGCTTTTCAACTCCTTAACCAAACAACTCCTTACATCGCTTTCGGTTTCATGGTTGCCAATGAAGCTATATGCCAAGCAGCGCAAGGGAAGGAAGACTTGCACATCATTGATTTGGGAATGGAGCACACTCTTCAGTGGCCTTCTTTGATTAGAACCCTAGCATCGAGACCCGAAGGCCCGCCTAAGAAGCTGCGAATCACCGGACTCGTTGAAGATCACAATCTGTTTGAGCTTGAAGCTGGCATGAGAGCTCTGGTGGAGGAGGCTAGCTCGCTAGGGATACCAACAGAATTTAGTTTGATATCGGAGCCGGTGAAACCATCACTCCTAACAAGAGAGAACCTAGACTTGAGAGAAGGGGAAGCATTATTTGTCAATAGCATCATGCACTTGCATAAGTATGTCAAAGAGAGTAGAGGCTCTCTGAAGGCAATTCTTCAAGCTCTGAAGAAATTAGGTCCATCTGTGCTTACATTGGTAGAACAAGATGCAAACCACAACGGGCCATTTTTCCTCGGGAGATTCCTCGAGTCTCTTCACTTTTACTCAGCAATTTTCGACTCCCTTGAGGCTAGCCTCCCACGAAACAGCCCTCAGAGGATGAAGATCGAGAGGCAGCACTTCGCGGACGAAATCAGAAACATTGTTGCTTTTGAGGGATTAAATAGGATTGAGAGGCATGAGAGGGCAGACCAGTGGAGAAGGCAATTAGGGCGAGCCGGGTTTCAAGTGATGGGGTTGAAGTGTACAAGTCAAGCAAGGATGATGCTATCTGTTTATGGCTGTGATGGCTACACTTTGGCTAGTGAGAAGGGTTGTCTCCTCCTCGGGTGGAAAGGCAGGCCGATAATGCTGGCATCGGCATGGCAAGCGCACAGCGTGTCTTCCTCCTAG
- the LOC103427969 gene encoding patellin-4-like, with the protein MATGEKIEEPRKDNKVPHSEEQEKELSKDIQDKGNEAKDLKNVGESGESKKNEDVTEKAVAEEKKKKNEDEIQKKNNAVEKGDEKSSTMAIEEKLENPQEDVKNVGEAGESKKGEGVIEKEVVEEKRASEGETREIVVEDKANKGEIEDVVLEEKNNDQVEKVEKSSSFWDLKEQEKRALMELRSKLENAILENKLFKGNKKKMVEHEKEKVLEKEGGEKEKVIESEPVKEAGKEKESSEKVEEVEEKGKISEKAGGEEEKINEGKGEKNVMKQAEKEKDSLRKVEEIEEKGKISEKEGGETEKINEAKGDELVVEKTVKEKEGSKEVEEKLVVKEEKHDGDKLAKQEDEENAEKAEEGLKENNNEAIDQDRKLDVIDKDITIWGVPLLPSKGDSGTDVILLKFLRAREFDVYDAFEMLRNTLQWRKDNKVDSILDEEFGDDLGSIGCMNGVGREGHPVCYSNFKLLGDEGVYDKILGTEKNRDMFIRRRVQLMEKAIQKLNFKPGGASSILLVNDLKDMPGPSKKELRHATKQVVGILQDNYPEFVARNIFINVPFWYYALSATSAVLLPFLTPRTNSKVVFARPSRVTEILLKYIAAEELPIHYGGLKREDESDFSTEDASAEITVYQSSSETIQIPVPEAGTTLMWEVTVLGWEVHYKEEFFPTDEGSYGIIIQKGRRVGAQEGSLRNSFTNNEPGNVVLTIENGSLMKKKRVCYRYKVKNGS; encoded by the exons ATGGCAACGGGAGAGAAGATCGAAGAGCCTCGAAAGGATAATAAAGTCCCTCATTCtgaagaacaagaaaaagaGTTATCCAAGGATATCCAAGACAAGGGTAATGAAGCAAAGGATTTGAAAAATGTTGGGGAAAGTGGTGAATCTAAAAAGAATGAGGATGTCACTGAGAAGGCGGTGGccgaggagaagaagaagaagaatgaggatgaAATACAGAAGAAGAACAATGCAGTTGAAAAGGGAGATGAGAAAAGTTCAACAATGGCGATAGAAGAAAAGCTAGAAAATCCCCAGGAGGATGTGAAAAATGTAGGTGAGGCTGGTGAATCTAAAAAGGGTGAGGGTGTAATTGAAAAGGAGGTGGTGGAGGAGAAGAGGGCGAGTGAAGGTGAAACGAGGGAGATTGTGGTGGAGGATAAGGCTAATAAAGGAGAAATTGAGGATGTGGTATTGGAAGAGAAGAACAATGATCAGGttgaaaaagttgagaaaagCTCATCATTCTGGGACTTAAAAGAGCAGGAGAAAAGGGCTTTGATGGAGTTGAGATCGAAGCTCGAAAACGCAATACTTGAGAACAAGTTgttcaagggaaataagaagaaaatggtGGAGCATGAGAAGGAAAAGGTATTGGAGAAGGAAggtggagagaaagagaaagtaatAGAGAGTGAGCCTGTGAAGGAAGctgggaaagagaaagaaagttcCGAGAAAGTAGAAGAGGTTGAAGAAAAGGGAAAGATATCTGAGAAGGCAGGTGGGGAGGAGGAGAAAATCAATgaggggaaaggagagaaaaatGTTATGAAACAAGctgagaaagagaaagacagtTTGAGGAAAGtagaagaaattgaagaaaagggAAAGATATCGGAGAAGGAAGGTGGAGAGACGGAGAAAATAAATGAGGCGAAAGGAGATGAATTAGTCGTGGAAAAAACtgtgaaggagaaggaaggctCTAAGGAGGTAGAAGAAAAGTTAGTAGTAAAAGAAGAGAAACATGACGGTGATAAACTTGCCAAGCAAGAAGATGAGGAAAATGCGGAAAAGGCAGAAGAAGGCCTGAAAGAGAACAACAATGAGGCTATTGATCAGGATAGAAAGCTTGACGTTATCGATAAGGATATCACAATTTGGGGGGTACCCTTATTGCCTAGTAAAGGAGATAGTGGCACTGATGTGATACTATTGAAGTTCTTAAGGGCTAGGGAGTTCGATGTCTATGATGCTTTCGAGATGTTGAGGAATACGCTCCAATGGAGGAAGGACAACAAGGTGGATTCGATCTTGGATGAAGAATTTGGTGACGATCTTGGTTCCATAGGGTGTATGAATGGTGTGGGTCGTGAAGGACATCCGGTTTGTTATAGTAATTTTAAGCTGCTTGGGGATGAAGGGGTGTATGACAAAATACTAGGGACTGAAAAGAATCGCGATATGTTTATAAGGCGAAGGGTTCAACTGATGGAGAAAGCAATTCAGAAGCTCAACTTTAAGCCTGGTGGAGCGTCCTCAATCCTCCTAGTCAATGATCTTAAGGACATGCCTGGTCCTTCTAAGAAAGAGCTTCGACATGCTACAAAGCAGGTTGTCGGGATACTTCAGGACAACTATCCTGAATTTGTTGCAAGAAAT ATCTTCATCAATGTTCCATTCTGGTACTATGCCCTAAGTGCTACTAGCGCTGTCCTATTGCCTTTCTTAACTCCAAGAACCAACAGCAAAGTTGTCTTCGCACGCCCGTCCAGGGTCACGGAAATCTTGCTCAA GTATATAGCTGCAGAGGAACTACCGATCCATTATGGCGGGCTGAAGCGGGAAGATGAGTCTGATTTCTCAACTGAAGATGCTTCCGCAGAGATTACTGTTTATCAATCATCATCAGAAACTATTCAAATCCCTGTACCAGAG GCAGGAACAACTTTAATGTGGGAAGTTACCGTGTTGGGTTGGGAAGTACACTACAAGGAAGAATTCTTTCCAACTGATGAAGGATCATATGGCATTATCATTCAAAAGGGCAGGAGGGTTGGTGCGCAAGAGGGTTCTCTCCGAAATTCTTTCACGAACAACGAACCTGGAAACGTTGTTTTAACAATTGAGAACGGATcattgatgaagaagaaacGCGTTTGTTATCGATACAAGGTCAAGAATGGTTCTTGA